In the genome of Carassius carassius chromosome 47, fCarCar2.1, whole genome shotgun sequence, one region contains:
- the LOC132130131 gene encoding small ribosomal subunit protein uS2m-like, with product MCNGNMAAGVLSGVRQVLRGPRWLSAVFSCHGKTFSSAAAVVKSAPDTAVTEKILNFPLTQPDYFHLSELFTMKDLFEARVHLGHKKGCRHRLMEPYLFGSRLDTDIIDLEQTAELLQQALNFTAHVAYRGGIILFVSRRRQFGHLIETTARECGEYAHTRYWKGGLLTNAPIQYSPGIRLPDLIIFFSTLNNVFQQHVGIRDAAKMNIPTVGIVDSNCNPSLIAYPVPGNDDTPVAMEMYCRLFKMTINRAKDKRRQMELLKGISASV from the exons ATGTGTAACGGAAACATGGCAGCGGGCGTCTTAAGTGGAG TAAGGCAGGTTCTCCGGGGCCCTCGGTGGCTCTCTGCGGTGTTCTCGTGTCACGGAAAAACATTCAGCTCCGCAGCAGCTGTAGTCAAATCAGCGCCAGACACCG CTGTCACAGAGAAGATCCTGAACTTCCCACTCACTCAGCCAGATTATTTCCACTTGTCTGAGCTCTTCACTATGAAGGACCTGTTTGAAGCCCGTGTCCATCTTGGACACAAGAAAGGCTGCCGGCATAG GCTGATGGAGCCATATCTGTTTGGTTCTCGTCTGGATACAGACATCATTGATCTGGAGCAGACAGCAGAACTCCTCCAGCAGGCGCTGAACTTCACGGCTCATGTGGCGTACCGCGGCGGCATCATCCTGTTCGTCAGCCGCAGGCGGCAGTTCGGTCACCTGATAGAGACGACGGCGCGAGAGTGCGGGGAATACGCTCACACACGCTACTGGAAGGGCGGCCTGCTCACCAACGCTCCCATCCAGTACAGCCCTGGCATCCGGCTGCCGGACCTCATCATTTTCTTTTCCACGCTCAATAACGTCTTCCAGCAGCACGTCGGCATCCGAGACGCGGCCAAAATGAATATTCCCACAGTCGGGATTGTGGACTCTAATTGTAACCCCAGCCTCATCGCATACCCAGTACCCGGCAACGATGATACTCCTGTGGCCATGGAGATGTACTGCCGGCTGTTTAAAATGACCATTAATAGAGCAAAGGACAAGAGGAGGCAGATGGAGCTTCTAAAGGGTATTTCAGCCTCAGTATGA
- the LOC132130157 gene encoding protein phosphatase 1 regulatory subunit 26-like, with product MFLKTVPPVVAIHSEWRSNKSCSLPLFFNDSASDSDLVSVSSTPIPQTIQMIIESLHSTQSSDMSENGKTEKGQMRLMDTSARSRRTGADTKLQTTRPDTGDDSDSDDSVDRGIEEAIQEYLKEKVDHKRKGDPMTSSTPAPKLQRRKPTVPDAAKQPTHSSSAKVLTASNHIQRALSGTQPLKKKVKKKLSKENPFKKADTSKVLPVKSLPPPKSKKGSSSSSEMDRSPPRLVIKEEEERLDSSSDDGIEEEIQRFQQEKKEKQEGEKDALRSSRQREDSESSSDEGIEEAIRRFQEEKHKQTKKKNPLKPAQLVPAQRSRSAITSPECMGTQSFKALSKKSKTKKSNLPTPLGVSHFLNKCTSQGSKVKECAPPLLNPKPTHTEHQIHSSLTVNTAELMCAEAILDISKTVMPEVFEPNLSIANRNVLQMPTFLTVAPSADKSEESSVDSEDGIEQEIRKFLEHKANMNKELPKTAGAPSPASGDPTASKEPKTKMKETQPNKAVRLSLSKKCKFKEEQSKLSRDAELVLNVKEEPPATPLIHSYTTRPELLTTPTVTSHSSSLATMNSPPHKGADSSALKDKSLSSPKTVIGSERNDSSDKSSSLDSDEDLDAAIKDLLKTKKKVKKKVRDMKARKSIRPSEESTLDAVKKQKPLTDQKSIPPCKLVKSGILKGSKETLNVQTKNDKGDKSKAVKGKSEIQNVFLKSKSHAQADKVTGNGGDPKPQDVDIPSSPHADDNDSSVDSDDSIEQEIRRFLAERAKESAPLAANTKQEEGAVDSLTSPAESDFKPEPQTILSETPVSASASTSEMQTESIGISVRSTDAPAELNKGPVLTPGSSCIMGIKRTKSQKCEISTPKSGGSQTGKDTPTSHTIEPNSFTTPSVSSEMLRSSGHQHQNLFLMRPVNSSMSNVKELSSADTNDLAISHQSRYATRIPLKEVISSLCPSTISKPQIRSPAVTTGDLSSSTPPRGRTERLYLQNRLKIDRPLSDRPHLSPATSHLCQPSPVPHDHQQGSVIQLQLDQTAFPTPLAKTNHLQVSQIEAIESTASLGERQREGGSVSKEEKKQEDEEEKCVDEIDVESDEERKDQGKKDRRKQPPNQ from the coding sequence ATGTTCCTGAAGACAGTTCCTCCGGTGGTGGCTATTCACTCAGAATGGAGGTCCAATAAGAGCTGCAGCCTGCCTCTCTTTTTCAATGACAGTGCCTCCGACAGCGACCTTGTCTCTGTTAGCAGCACCCCCATCCCACAGACGATCCAGATGATTATAGAGAGCCTTCACAGCACCCAGTCTTCGGACATGAGCGAAAACGGGAAGACCGAAAAAGGTCAAATGAGACTCATGGACACGTCTGCGAGATCCCGGCGAACAGGGGCAGACACTAAGTTACAGACCACCAGACCAGATACTGGCGATGATTCGGACAGTGACGATTCTGTGGACAGAGGCATTGAGGAGGCCATTCAGGAGTATTTGAAGGAGAAGGTGGACCACAAGCGCAAAGGGGATCCGATGACAAGTTCGACCCCAGCGCCCAAGCTTCAGCGGAGGAAACCAACTGTCCCCGATGCTGCTAAACAACCCACACATTCCAGTAGTGCTAAGGTGCTAACTGCTAGCAATCATATACAGAGGGCCTTGAGTGGGACGCAGCCCCTAAAAAAGAAAGTCAAGAAGAAGCTAAGCAAAGAAAATCCCTTTAAGAAAGCAGACACAAGTAAAGTTTTGCCTGTAAAAAGTCTTCCCCCTCCCAAATCTAAGAAAGGATCTTCGTCATCTTCAGAGATGGACAGATCTCCACCTCGTCTTGTCATTAAAGAGGAAGAGGAAAGGCTTGATTCAAGCAGTGATGATGGAATTGAAGAGGAGATTCAGAGATTCCAgcaggagaaaaaagaaaaacaggaagGTGAAAAAGATGCCCTGAGATCTTCACGACAAAGGGAGGACTCTGAATCAAGTAGCGATGAAGGTATTGAGGAAGCCATCCGTCGCTTTCAGGAAGAAAAACACAAGCAGACGAAAAAGAAAAATCCTCTCAAACCTGCTCAACTTGTGCCTGCGCAACGTAGCAGATCAGCCATCACTTCTCCCGAATGCATGGGCACTCAGTCATTCAAAGCACTGTCCAAGAAAAGCAAGACCAAGAAGTCTAATCTCCCTACACCACTGGGTGTAAGCCACTTTTTGAACAAGTGTACATCCCAGGGCTCTAAAGTCAAAGAATGTGCACCACCCCTTTTAAACCCAAAACCAACCCACACTGAACATCAGATCCATTCCAGTCTCACGGTCAACACTGCTGAGCTTATGTGTGCTGAAGCCATTCTAGATATCTCTAAAACTGTCATGCCCGAGGTGTTTGAGCCTAACTTAAGCATTGCTAACAGAAATGTGCTTCAGATGCCAACATTCCTCACTGTTGCACCATCTGCGGATAAAAGTGAAGAAAGCTCTGTTGACAGTGAAGATGGAATTGAACAAGAGATAAGAAAATTTTTGGAACATAAAGCAAATATGAACAAAGAGCTTCCAAAAACAGCAGGTGCACCATCGCCAGCTTCAGGAGATCCCACAGCAAGCAAAGAACCAAAGACGAAGATGAAGGAAACCCAGCCGAATAAAGCAGTAAGGCTCTCCCTGTCAAAAAAATGCAAGTTCAAAGAAGAACAAAGCAAACTTTCCAGAGATGCTGAATTAGTTTTGAATGTTAAAGAGGAGCCTCCAGCGACACCTCTGATTCATAGTTACACCACCAGACCAGAGCTTTTAACTACTCCCACTGTCACATCCCATTCAAGTAGTCTAGCTACCATGAATTCCCCACCTCATAAGGGTGCAGATAGtagtgcactcaaagacaaaagtTTGTCCAGCCCCAAGACTGTGATTGGCTCAGAGAGAAACGACAGCAGTGACAAAAGCAGCTCCCTGGACAGTGATGAGGATCTAGATGCTGCAATTAAAGACTTGCTTAAGACaaagaaaaaagtcaaaaagaaAGTGAGAGACATGAAGGCAAGAAAAAGCATCAGACCTTCCGAAGAATCAACTTTGGATgctgtgaaaaaacaaaaacctttaacAGACCAGAAGAGCATCCCACCTTGCAAGCTTGTTAAGTCTGGCATCTTGAAAGGTAGCAAAGAGACACTGAATGTTCAGACTAAAAATGACAAGGGTGATAAAAGCAAAGCAGTAAAAGGCAAATCAGAAATTCAGAACGTTTTTCTAAAATCTAAAAGCCATGCACAAGCTGACAAGGTGACTGGGAATGGTGGGGATCCCAAGCCCCAAGATGTGGACATACCTTCCAGTCCGCATGCAGATGACAATGACAGTTCTGTGGACAGCGATGATAGCATTGAGCAAGAGATCAGGAGATTTCTAGCTGAAAGAGCCAAGGAGTCTGCACCTCTTGCTGCAAACACCAAACAAGAGGAGGGGGCCGTAGACTCCTTGACCTCACCTGCAGAGTCTGATTTTAAACCAGAACCTCAAACGATTCTAAGTGAAACTCCAGTTTCTGCTTCAGCATCAACTTCTGAAATGCAAACAGAATCCATAGGCATATCTGTGAGATCCACAGATGCACCTGCAGAACTCAACAAAGGACCAGTCCTGACACCAGGCAGCTCTTGCATTATGGGTATTAAGAGGACCAAAAGTCAAAAATGTGAGATTTCGACTCCAAAGAGCGGCGGCTCCCAGACAGGGAAGGACACTCCAACAAGTCATACCATCGAACCCAACTCCTTCACTACGCCCTCTGTTAGCTCAGAGATGCTCCGATCATCGGGTCATCAACACCAGAACCTATTCCTGATGAGACCCGTTAACAGCAGTATGAGCAACGTCAAGGAACTTTCCTCGGCAGACACGAATGACCTTGCCATCAGCCACCAGAGTAGATATGCCACTAGGATACCTTTGAAGGAAGTAATTAGTTCTCTTTGTCCCTCGACTATCTCAAAACCTCAAATTAGGTCCCCTGCTGTCACCACTGGTGACCTCTCGTCCTCGACGCCCCCTAGGGGCAGGACAGAGAGACTTTACTTGCAAAACCGCCTGAAAATTGACAGACCCCTCTCAGATAGACCACACTTATCCCCTGCCACCTCGCACCTGTGCCAGCCCTCACCTGTACCGCATGACCACCAGCAAGGCAGTGTAATCCAGTTACAACTGGATCAAACTGCTTTCCCAACACCCTTAGCAAAGACAAACCACCTGCAGGTCAGCCAGATTGAGGCAATTGAGTCCACTGCAAGTTTAGGAGAAAGACAAAGGGAAGGAGGAAGTGTTAGCAAGGAAGAGAAAAAGCAGGAAGATGAGGAAGAGAAATGTGTTGATGAGATAGATGTAGAGTCAGATGAGGAAAGGAAAGATCAGGGAAAAAAAGACAGGAGGAAGCAGCCCCCTAATCAGTGA
- the LOC132130937 gene encoding uncharacterized protein LOC132130937, with protein sequence MTALMLVGFVIKRFEMKLSCPLICGLLLSFICFRVSSEDLSVIQSPSSITVDEGQSARISCCWSETVGNAKVAWYINEAKQKQDPQEHTTQNCTALNLTNILKNASGHYVCEVIQDIPILLQKNGSGTVITVNDILIETTTTVNVHTLSNPAAGEYNMLLKTYCSV encoded by the exons ATGACAGCTCTTATGTTAGTTGGATTTGTGATTAAACGCTTCGAAATGAAGCTCTCCTGCCCTCTGATCTGTGGGCTCCTTTTGTCCTTCATTTGCTTCAGAG TTTCAAGTGAGGATCTGTCTGTGATTCAGAGTCCATCCAGCATCACTGTGGATGAAGGACAATCTGCTCGAATCAGCTGCTGCTGGAGTGAAACCGTAGGGAATGCTAAAGTTGCTTGGTACATCAATGAGGCAAAACAAAAGCAGGATCCCCAAGAACATACAACACAGAACTGTACAGCTCTGAACCTCACAAACATACTTAAAAATGCTTCAGGTCATTATGTTTGTGAAGTGATTCAAGACATACCAATCCTGCTTCAGAAGAATGGTAGTGGAACAGTCATAACTGTCAATGACATACTAATAGAAACTACAACAACTG TCAATGTTCACACACTTTCAAACCCAGCAGCGGGTGAGTATAACATGTTACTGAAAACATATTGTTCTGTGTAG